A portion of the Sebastes fasciatus isolate fSebFas1 chromosome 2, fSebFas1.pri, whole genome shotgun sequence genome contains these proteins:
- the znf821 gene encoding zinc finger protein 821 isoform X4 encodes MGPFHTSGITGLQHTINMDGRDEFTEDSECCSNNSQEVQEQDSISEDSDSDLDNHGEDSSSNTSADDHMTTKRSQCRLQGAGVKEESEEGADHGHNFICPLCTLDFSSPEKLISHVYQHTTMMSNSKSYVCPVCGRALSSPGSLGRHLLIHSEDRLSNCAVCGARFTDTNNFNREKLKDVLDTTRLDVSDGRDSCSMSLSSSPMTSPGHGACSCHGPGPSPSSCQGPHACQVPDPNPNLCQVHRTCQGPGHIPSQCQGPRPCHGQGHGHGPCAGSDQGPSYPSLPDGLLSEGPSLASIPDALNSSSPGFPPIGDILSPMPVYPAGVLLVCNSCVAYQQLVEAQSPLRKWALRRKNEPLEARMQRLERERTAKKNKRACETEDEREIRRLRDREAKRMQRMQESEDQRARRLQRDREAMRMKRANETPDKRQARLIREREAKRIKRRLEKIDPALRTQIEHDPAAMAALTADMSLFQFPCPMPVPSIDNGLFMKLP; translated from the exons ATGG GGCCATTCCACACTTCAGGCATCACAGGACTTCAGCACACTATTAACATGGATGGCAGGGACGAATTCACCGAAGACAGTGAATGCTGCAGCAACAACTCCCAGGAAGTACAAGAGCAGGATAGCATCTCAG AAGACAGCGATAGTGACCTCGACAACCACGGTGAAGACTCGTCCTCCAACACCTCCGCCGACGACCACATGACCACCAAGAGATCGCAGTGCCGCCTACAAGGAGCGGGAGTCAAAGAG GAGAGCGAGGAAGGGGCAGACCACGGCCACAACTTTATTTGTCCTCTCTGCACGCTGGATTTCAGCAGCCCTGAGAAGCTCATCTCCCATGTCTACCAG CACACGACTATGATGAGCAACAGCAAGAGCTATGTGTGCCCAGTGTGTGGGCGAGCCCTGAGTTCGCCTGGCTCGCTTGGACGACATCTTCTCATCCACTCCGAGGACCGCCTCTCCAACTGCGCTGTCTGTGGCGCACGCTTCACAGACACCAACAACTTTAACAG GGAGAAGCTTAAAGATGTCCTCGACACAACCAGGTTGGATGTTTCCGATGGAAGGGACTCCTGCTCCATGTCCCTCTCCAGCAGCCCCATGACCAGCCCGGGCCACGGCGCCTGCTCCTGCCACGGACCGGGCCCCAGTCCCAGTTCATGCCAGGGCCCTCACGCCTGTCAAGTACCTGACCCCAACCCCAACCTATGTCAAGTCCATCGTACCTGCCAGGGACCAGGCCACATCCCGAGCCAGTGTCAAGGCCCCAGACCGTGTCACGGCCAAGGACATGGACATGGACCGTGCGCAGGCTCTGACCAGGGACCCTCCTATCCCTCGCTGCCCGACGGCCTCCTCTCCGAAGGGCCATCACTGGCGTCTATCCCCGACGCTCTTAACTCCTCTTCCCCGGGCTTCCCTCCCATCGGCGACATCCTGAGCCCGATGCCGGTGTATCCCGCCGGAGTGCTCCTGGTGTGCAACAGCTGCGTGGCCTACCAGCAGCTAGTGGAGGCCCAGTCGCCGCTGCGAAAGTGGGCCCTGCGCAGGAAGAACGAACCCTTGGAGGCCCGCATGCAGCGTCTGGAGCGCGAGCGCACGGCGAAGAAGAACAAGCGGGCGTGCGAGACGGAAGACGAGAGGGAAATAAGGAGGCTGCGGGACCGCGAGGCCAAGCGCATGCAGAGGATGCAGGAGTCGGAGGACCAGCGGGCGCGcaggctgcagagagacagggagGCCATGCGTATGAAGAGGGCCAACGAGACGCCGGACAAGAGGCAGGCCAGGCTGATCCGCGAGAGGGAGGCGAAGAGGATCAAGCGGCGGCTGGAGAAGATCGACCCCGCCCTGAGGACACAGATAGAGCACGATCCCGCTGCCATGGCTGCCCTCACAGCGGACATGAGTCTCTTTCAGTTCCCCTGCCCTATGCCGGTCCCTTCCATTGATAACGGTCTGTTCATGAAGCTGCCCTGA
- the znf821 gene encoding zinc finger protein 821 isoform X1, with translation MSRRKQTNPFKVDWPFHTSGITGLQHTINMDGRDEFTEDSECCSNNSQEVQEQDSISEDSDSDLDNHGEDSSSNTSADDHMTTKRSQCRLQGAGVKEESEEGADHGHNFICPLCTLDFSSPEKLISHVYQHTTMMSNSKSYVCPVCGRALSSPGSLGRHLLIHSEDRLSNCAVCGARFTDTNNFNREKLKDVLDTTRLDVSDGRDSCSMSLSSSPMTSPGHGACSCHGPGPSPSSCQGPHACQVPDPNPNLCQVHRTCQGPGHIPSQCQGPRPCHGQGHGHGPCAGSDQGPSYPSLPDGLLSEGPSLASIPDALNSSSPGFPPIGDILSPMPVYPAGVLLVCNSCVAYQQLVEAQSPLRKWALRRKNEPLEARMQRLERERTAKKNKRACETEDEREIRRLRDREAKRMQRMQESEDQRARRLQRDREAMRMKRANETPDKRQARLIREREAKRIKRRLEKIDPALRTQIEHDPAAMAALTADMSLFQFPCPMPVPSIDNGLFMKLP, from the exons ATGTCCAGGCGAAAACAGACCAACCCCTTCAAAGTTGACT GGCCATTCCACACTTCAGGCATCACAGGACTTCAGCACACTATTAACATGGATGGCAGGGACGAATTCACCGAAGACAGTGAATGCTGCAGCAACAACTCCCAGGAAGTACAAGAGCAGGATAGCATCTCAG AAGACAGCGATAGTGACCTCGACAACCACGGTGAAGACTCGTCCTCCAACACCTCCGCCGACGACCACATGACCACCAAGAGATCGCAGTGCCGCCTACAAGGAGCGGGAGTCAAAGAG GAGAGCGAGGAAGGGGCAGACCACGGCCACAACTTTATTTGTCCTCTCTGCACGCTGGATTTCAGCAGCCCTGAGAAGCTCATCTCCCATGTCTACCAG CACACGACTATGATGAGCAACAGCAAGAGCTATGTGTGCCCAGTGTGTGGGCGAGCCCTGAGTTCGCCTGGCTCGCTTGGACGACATCTTCTCATCCACTCCGAGGACCGCCTCTCCAACTGCGCTGTCTGTGGCGCACGCTTCACAGACACCAACAACTTTAACAG GGAGAAGCTTAAAGATGTCCTCGACACAACCAGGTTGGATGTTTCCGATGGAAGGGACTCCTGCTCCATGTCCCTCTCCAGCAGCCCCATGACCAGCCCGGGCCACGGCGCCTGCTCCTGCCACGGACCGGGCCCCAGTCCCAGTTCATGCCAGGGCCCTCACGCCTGTCAAGTACCTGACCCCAACCCCAACCTATGTCAAGTCCATCGTACCTGCCAGGGACCAGGCCACATCCCGAGCCAGTGTCAAGGCCCCAGACCGTGTCACGGCCAAGGACATGGACATGGACCGTGCGCAGGCTCTGACCAGGGACCCTCCTATCCCTCGCTGCCCGACGGCCTCCTCTCCGAAGGGCCATCACTGGCGTCTATCCCCGACGCTCTTAACTCCTCTTCCCCGGGCTTCCCTCCCATCGGCGACATCCTGAGCCCGATGCCGGTGTATCCCGCCGGAGTGCTCCTGGTGTGCAACAGCTGCGTGGCCTACCAGCAGCTAGTGGAGGCCCAGTCGCCGCTGCGAAAGTGGGCCCTGCGCAGGAAGAACGAACCCTTGGAGGCCCGCATGCAGCGTCTGGAGCGCGAGCGCACGGCGAAGAAGAACAAGCGGGCGTGCGAGACGGAAGACGAGAGGGAAATAAGGAGGCTGCGGGACCGCGAGGCCAAGCGCATGCAGAGGATGCAGGAGTCGGAGGACCAGCGGGCGCGcaggctgcagagagacagggagGCCATGCGTATGAAGAGGGCCAACGAGACGCCGGACAAGAGGCAGGCCAGGCTGATCCGCGAGAGGGAGGCGAAGAGGATCAAGCGGCGGCTGGAGAAGATCGACCCCGCCCTGAGGACACAGATAGAGCACGATCCCGCTGCCATGGCTGCCCTCACAGCGGACATGAGTCTCTTTCAGTTCCCCTGCCCTATGCCGGTCCCTTCCATTGATAACGGTCTGTTCATGAAGCTGCCCTGA
- the znf821 gene encoding zinc finger protein 821 isoform X5 — MTTKRSQCRLQGAGVKEESEEGADHGHNFICPLCTLDFSSPEKLISHVYQHTTMMSNSKSYVCPVCGRALSSPGSLGRHLLIHSEDRLSNCAVCGARFTDTNNFNREKLKDVLDTTRLDVSDGRDSCSMSLSSSPMTSPGHGACSCHGPGPSPSSCQGPHACQVPDPNPNLCQVHRTCQGPGHIPSQCQGPRPCHGQGHGHGPCAGSDQGPSYPSLPDGLLSEGPSLASIPDALNSSSPGFPPIGDILSPMPVYPAGVLLVCNSCVAYQQLVEAQSPLRKWALRRKNEPLEARMQRLERERTAKKNKRACETEDEREIRRLRDREAKRMQRMQESEDQRARRLQRDREAMRMKRANETPDKRQARLIREREAKRIKRRLEKIDPALRTQIEHDPAAMAALTADMSLFQFPCPMPVPSIDNGLFMKLP, encoded by the exons ATGACCACCAAGAGATCGCAGTGCCGCCTACAAGGAGCGGGAGTCAAAGAG GAGAGCGAGGAAGGGGCAGACCACGGCCACAACTTTATTTGTCCTCTCTGCACGCTGGATTTCAGCAGCCCTGAGAAGCTCATCTCCCATGTCTACCAG CACACGACTATGATGAGCAACAGCAAGAGCTATGTGTGCCCAGTGTGTGGGCGAGCCCTGAGTTCGCCTGGCTCGCTTGGACGACATCTTCTCATCCACTCCGAGGACCGCCTCTCCAACTGCGCTGTCTGTGGCGCACGCTTCACAGACACCAACAACTTTAACAG GGAGAAGCTTAAAGATGTCCTCGACACAACCAGGTTGGATGTTTCCGATGGAAGGGACTCCTGCTCCATGTCCCTCTCCAGCAGCCCCATGACCAGCCCGGGCCACGGCGCCTGCTCCTGCCACGGACCGGGCCCCAGTCCCAGTTCATGCCAGGGCCCTCACGCCTGTCAAGTACCTGACCCCAACCCCAACCTATGTCAAGTCCATCGTACCTGCCAGGGACCAGGCCACATCCCGAGCCAGTGTCAAGGCCCCAGACCGTGTCACGGCCAAGGACATGGACATGGACCGTGCGCAGGCTCTGACCAGGGACCCTCCTATCCCTCGCTGCCCGACGGCCTCCTCTCCGAAGGGCCATCACTGGCGTCTATCCCCGACGCTCTTAACTCCTCTTCCCCGGGCTTCCCTCCCATCGGCGACATCCTGAGCCCGATGCCGGTGTATCCCGCCGGAGTGCTCCTGGTGTGCAACAGCTGCGTGGCCTACCAGCAGCTAGTGGAGGCCCAGTCGCCGCTGCGAAAGTGGGCCCTGCGCAGGAAGAACGAACCCTTGGAGGCCCGCATGCAGCGTCTGGAGCGCGAGCGCACGGCGAAGAAGAACAAGCGGGCGTGCGAGACGGAAGACGAGAGGGAAATAAGGAGGCTGCGGGACCGCGAGGCCAAGCGCATGCAGAGGATGCAGGAGTCGGAGGACCAGCGGGCGCGcaggctgcagagagacagggagGCCATGCGTATGAAGAGGGCCAACGAGACGCCGGACAAGAGGCAGGCCAGGCTGATCCGCGAGAGGGAGGCGAAGAGGATCAAGCGGCGGCTGGAGAAGATCGACCCCGCCCTGAGGACACAGATAGAGCACGATCCCGCTGCCATGGCTGCCCTCACAGCGGACATGAGTCTCTTTCAGTTCCCCTGCCCTATGCCGGTCCCTTCCATTGATAACGGTCTGTTCATGAAGCTGCCCTGA
- the znf821 gene encoding zinc finger protein 821 isoform X3 translates to MSRRKQTNPFKVDWPFHTSGITGLQHTINMDGRDEFTEDSECCSNNSQEVQEQDSISEDSDSDLDNHGEDSSSNTSADDHMTTKRSQCRLQGAGVKESEEGADHGHNFICPLCTLDFSSPEKLISHVYQHTTMMSNSKSYVCPVCGRALSSPGSLGRHLLIHSEDRLSNCAVCGARFTDTNNFNREKLKDVLDTTRLDVSDGRDSCSMSLSSSPMTSPGHGACSCHGPGPSPSSCQGPHACQVPDPNPNLCQVHRTCQGPGHIPSQCQGPRPCHGQGHGHGPCAGSDQGPSYPSLPDGLLSEGPSLASIPDALNSSSPGFPPIGDILSPMPVYPAGVLLVCNSCVAYQQLVEAQSPLRKWALRRKNEPLEARMQRLERERTAKKNKRACETEDEREIRRLRDREAKRMQRMQESEDQRARRLQRDREAMRMKRANETPDKRQARLIREREAKRIKRRLEKIDPALRTQIEHDPAAMAALTADMSLFQFPCPMPVPSIDNGLFMKLP, encoded by the exons ATGTCCAGGCGAAAACAGACCAACCCCTTCAAAGTTGACT GGCCATTCCACACTTCAGGCATCACAGGACTTCAGCACACTATTAACATGGATGGCAGGGACGAATTCACCGAAGACAGTGAATGCTGCAGCAACAACTCCCAGGAAGTACAAGAGCAGGATAGCATCTCAG AAGACAGCGATAGTGACCTCGACAACCACGGTGAAGACTCGTCCTCCAACACCTCCGCCGACGACCACATGACCACCAAGAGATCGCAGTGCCGCCTACAAGGAGCGGGAGTCAAAGAG AGCGAGGAAGGGGCAGACCACGGCCACAACTTTATTTGTCCTCTCTGCACGCTGGATTTCAGCAGCCCTGAGAAGCTCATCTCCCATGTCTACCAG CACACGACTATGATGAGCAACAGCAAGAGCTATGTGTGCCCAGTGTGTGGGCGAGCCCTGAGTTCGCCTGGCTCGCTTGGACGACATCTTCTCATCCACTCCGAGGACCGCCTCTCCAACTGCGCTGTCTGTGGCGCACGCTTCACAGACACCAACAACTTTAACAG GGAGAAGCTTAAAGATGTCCTCGACACAACCAGGTTGGATGTTTCCGATGGAAGGGACTCCTGCTCCATGTCCCTCTCCAGCAGCCCCATGACCAGCCCGGGCCACGGCGCCTGCTCCTGCCACGGACCGGGCCCCAGTCCCAGTTCATGCCAGGGCCCTCACGCCTGTCAAGTACCTGACCCCAACCCCAACCTATGTCAAGTCCATCGTACCTGCCAGGGACCAGGCCACATCCCGAGCCAGTGTCAAGGCCCCAGACCGTGTCACGGCCAAGGACATGGACATGGACCGTGCGCAGGCTCTGACCAGGGACCCTCCTATCCCTCGCTGCCCGACGGCCTCCTCTCCGAAGGGCCATCACTGGCGTCTATCCCCGACGCTCTTAACTCCTCTTCCCCGGGCTTCCCTCCCATCGGCGACATCCTGAGCCCGATGCCGGTGTATCCCGCCGGAGTGCTCCTGGTGTGCAACAGCTGCGTGGCCTACCAGCAGCTAGTGGAGGCCCAGTCGCCGCTGCGAAAGTGGGCCCTGCGCAGGAAGAACGAACCCTTGGAGGCCCGCATGCAGCGTCTGGAGCGCGAGCGCACGGCGAAGAAGAACAAGCGGGCGTGCGAGACGGAAGACGAGAGGGAAATAAGGAGGCTGCGGGACCGCGAGGCCAAGCGCATGCAGAGGATGCAGGAGTCGGAGGACCAGCGGGCGCGcaggctgcagagagacagggagGCCATGCGTATGAAGAGGGCCAACGAGACGCCGGACAAGAGGCAGGCCAGGCTGATCCGCGAGAGGGAGGCGAAGAGGATCAAGCGGCGGCTGGAGAAGATCGACCCCGCCCTGAGGACACAGATAGAGCACGATCCCGCTGCCATGGCTGCCCTCACAGCGGACATGAGTCTCTTTCAGTTCCCCTGCCCTATGCCGGTCCCTTCCATTGATAACGGTCTGTTCATGAAGCTGCCCTGA
- the znf821 gene encoding zinc finger protein 821 isoform X2 — protein MSRRKQTNPFKVDWPFHTSGITGLQHTINMDGRDEFTEDSECCSNNSQEVQEQDSISDSDSDLDNHGEDSSSNTSADDHMTTKRSQCRLQGAGVKEESEEGADHGHNFICPLCTLDFSSPEKLISHVYQHTTMMSNSKSYVCPVCGRALSSPGSLGRHLLIHSEDRLSNCAVCGARFTDTNNFNREKLKDVLDTTRLDVSDGRDSCSMSLSSSPMTSPGHGACSCHGPGPSPSSCQGPHACQVPDPNPNLCQVHRTCQGPGHIPSQCQGPRPCHGQGHGHGPCAGSDQGPSYPSLPDGLLSEGPSLASIPDALNSSSPGFPPIGDILSPMPVYPAGVLLVCNSCVAYQQLVEAQSPLRKWALRRKNEPLEARMQRLERERTAKKNKRACETEDEREIRRLRDREAKRMQRMQESEDQRARRLQRDREAMRMKRANETPDKRQARLIREREAKRIKRRLEKIDPALRTQIEHDPAAMAALTADMSLFQFPCPMPVPSIDNGLFMKLP, from the exons ATGTCCAGGCGAAAACAGACCAACCCCTTCAAAGTTGACT GGCCATTCCACACTTCAGGCATCACAGGACTTCAGCACACTATTAACATGGATGGCAGGGACGAATTCACCGAAGACAGTGAATGCTGCAGCAACAACTCCCAGGAAGTACAAGAGCAGGATAGCATCTCAG ACAGCGATAGTGACCTCGACAACCACGGTGAAGACTCGTCCTCCAACACCTCCGCCGACGACCACATGACCACCAAGAGATCGCAGTGCCGCCTACAAGGAGCGGGAGTCAAAGAG GAGAGCGAGGAAGGGGCAGACCACGGCCACAACTTTATTTGTCCTCTCTGCACGCTGGATTTCAGCAGCCCTGAGAAGCTCATCTCCCATGTCTACCAG CACACGACTATGATGAGCAACAGCAAGAGCTATGTGTGCCCAGTGTGTGGGCGAGCCCTGAGTTCGCCTGGCTCGCTTGGACGACATCTTCTCATCCACTCCGAGGACCGCCTCTCCAACTGCGCTGTCTGTGGCGCACGCTTCACAGACACCAACAACTTTAACAG GGAGAAGCTTAAAGATGTCCTCGACACAACCAGGTTGGATGTTTCCGATGGAAGGGACTCCTGCTCCATGTCCCTCTCCAGCAGCCCCATGACCAGCCCGGGCCACGGCGCCTGCTCCTGCCACGGACCGGGCCCCAGTCCCAGTTCATGCCAGGGCCCTCACGCCTGTCAAGTACCTGACCCCAACCCCAACCTATGTCAAGTCCATCGTACCTGCCAGGGACCAGGCCACATCCCGAGCCAGTGTCAAGGCCCCAGACCGTGTCACGGCCAAGGACATGGACATGGACCGTGCGCAGGCTCTGACCAGGGACCCTCCTATCCCTCGCTGCCCGACGGCCTCCTCTCCGAAGGGCCATCACTGGCGTCTATCCCCGACGCTCTTAACTCCTCTTCCCCGGGCTTCCCTCCCATCGGCGACATCCTGAGCCCGATGCCGGTGTATCCCGCCGGAGTGCTCCTGGTGTGCAACAGCTGCGTGGCCTACCAGCAGCTAGTGGAGGCCCAGTCGCCGCTGCGAAAGTGGGCCCTGCGCAGGAAGAACGAACCCTTGGAGGCCCGCATGCAGCGTCTGGAGCGCGAGCGCACGGCGAAGAAGAACAAGCGGGCGTGCGAGACGGAAGACGAGAGGGAAATAAGGAGGCTGCGGGACCGCGAGGCCAAGCGCATGCAGAGGATGCAGGAGTCGGAGGACCAGCGGGCGCGcaggctgcagagagacagggagGCCATGCGTATGAAGAGGGCCAACGAGACGCCGGACAAGAGGCAGGCCAGGCTGATCCGCGAGAGGGAGGCGAAGAGGATCAAGCGGCGGCTGGAGAAGATCGACCCCGCCCTGAGGACACAGATAGAGCACGATCCCGCTGCCATGGCTGCCCTCACAGCGGACATGAGTCTCTTTCAGTTCCCCTGCCCTATGCCGGTCCCTTCCATTGATAACGGTCTGTTCATGAAGCTGCCCTGA